Genomic segment of Apium graveolens cultivar Ventura chromosome 7, ASM990537v1, whole genome shotgun sequence:
GCTGCTGGACTGGTTCGAAAGCTTGTCTCACTAGCAACTCAAGAAGTGATTCAGGCTTGGAATCTTCATGAAGATCTTCCTTGAGGTTGTCCTATGATAATTTACCAAATTCATCCTTGAAACGATGTTTTGTATTTTGTTCTATATTGCCAAAGGGATCCAAATTTTTTAAAGATGAATTGATACATACATGGATGCCATTAGGATTCCTCTTGCCTCCTGCAGACGTAGGCAATGAATACTTTAACATTTTGTTGTGGAATTCTTTGTTACAAGATGTGTAAAGAGAATAATTCGGCAACATTATACATTGCAAGATGCATGATTTAGTACATGATCTTGCACTGGATCTCTCTAAACGCTACTCTATGATTGTGAATATGGATCATGAGTTGAACCATATGTTGAAGCCTATATATGGAAGGGTTAATGAAGAGATTTCAGGTGTAAAACTAAAGAACCTGAAAACAAACTTTGAGAGAGTACAAGTACTGTATGCAGGGACTCATATCCTCAACGATGTGTTACCATATTCTAATACCTTGACTACTTTGGTTCTGAAACAGAACTGCAAATTTGAGTTGCCAAGTTCTATGAGTAATATTATGTATCTTAAACTCCTGGATATCTCAACTTCTGACGTGAGATATAGACTACCAAATTTCATCACAAGACTCTACAACCTGCAGACACTAAGAGTTACGTTTTTAGAAGAGATCCCAAAAACATTTTGCAACTTAATTAACTTGAGGCATTTTGTTGTCAGGAATATATTCTTTTCAACGACAATTATGTTTACTGAGATAGAGAGGTTAACTTTTCTGCAAACGATGCCTCATTTTATTGTAAGTCGAGATCAAAATTGTCTCATTAGACAATTAGGAGAGTTATACAGTCTCAGAGGTAACCTTACACTTCATGGCCTTAGAGATGTGGAAAATATAGAAGAAGCACGTAAAGCAAAGCTTCATGAAAAGCCTAATATCCAGTGCTTACGGTTAGACTGGAGCAAGAATGGATATGAAATGGAGAGCCACAATCGATATGGAAGGGACAACATAGAATATAATGATGAGGATGTAATGGAAGGATTAAAATCTCACTCAAATTTGTAAGATCTGACGGTTGAACACTTTAAGGGGAGGAAGTTTACATCATGGATTACAATGATGACCAACTTGGTTAAACTCAAATTTGTAGACTGCGAAAACTGTGAAAAATTTCTACCTCTGGGACAACTTCCTAAACTGAGGGAGATGGGGATATTTAGAATGAATAGTATCAAGGTTATGGGGAGCAGTTTCCATGGGGATATATGTAGCAGTAATTATGAATTTAGTGGAAGAGGAGCAGCAAATAAAGTTACAACACTGTATCCATTATTGACAAAACTCACATTGTGGGGTTTGTGTAAGGTAGAGGAATGGCTAGAACCCGAAATCAGTACAAGCTGTGAAGACCGAAGTAATGTGCTTGCATTTCCTAAACTCGAGGTGTTGGAAATCTATGAGTGTCCAAAGTTGAAAGGGATCCCAGATAGTTGTTTTCCATCCTTAAAGCAGTTGAGAATCTGCAATCTTGATAGCAGCAACATTATACTAGAAACAATGAGAATCAATGCTAGGTCTCTCATGGATTTAGAATTGGTTCGTATTAGAGATGAAGGAGGAGGCTCTTGCTCTTCTTCTTCGTCAAATGCAGAGTTCATAATTGACCAGCTCTTGAAAAACAATTCTCAGTTTCTAACATCTTTGAAAGTATGCAACTGTGAGGGGTTGACATGTCTGAATCTTGGTGTTGCTCTTGAGAAATTAGAAGTGATAGATTGCTTTGATCTATCTAGTATAACATTTCTAGAACACTCGTGTGCTCTAAGTGATCTTACGATTGGGGGTTGCTCACATCTTACAGAGTGGTTATTTGATCTAAGTCTGAGTTCCATGCTTGTTAGATTGACATTAGGTCCTTTTTCGGAGGAATTAGATGAATTTCCATTGCCTTTTCCTTCCTCCTTTCCAAACCTAATCTCGCAAACACTGCATGGGTGGGAAAAGGTGAAGTCGATAGTGCCTCAAGGACATATAAATGATTGTCTCTCATCCACATTCCAAGCTTTAATTCTGCTGCAAATATATAGTTTCCAAGGAGTAAAAGCTCTGCCGGACTCGCTAGCAAAACTACCATCTCTGACTACTTTAACTATAAAATATTGTAAGAATTTGGAGAGTTTTCCCACGTTTGATGAATCGCGGAAACTCAGGTACCTGAGAATACTTATGTGTCCTCTTCTGGAAAGATACAGGAAGGAGGGTGATGGAGAATTGTTGAAGATTCAACACATATCTACTTGTATGCCCTTCAGATCAGGAAGCCGCATGCTAATTTGAACATCTCACTGTTTTTATCTTATTCAGCTccataaaattaaaattttgtaaCTGTGAATATAATAGTTTTGTTAGGATGTTTCCTTGTCGCTTCCATAATACTACCTCCATTTCACTGTACTTTGAATCAATTTTTCATTGCAGCAGCATCAATTAATGTTTCCTTGCAATAAAAAAATAGTTAGAGTATATAAAGATACATTGTctgcattttaaaaatatagaaataatCAAAAGAAGTTAAATCAATGATTAAAGATAGTTATAAAGGGACCCCAAGCACCTCTAGAAGATGTTTCCTAAAAGATAGTGGGTTTCTGACAGACTGTATCAGACAAATTTGATTTGAAATGAAATAGTAAATGGTAATGTCACTCACCTCAGCCAATTACAAGTTGAAAAATGAAGATGGGCTTCTTCAGAAACAACCAAAGGAGTACCACATTTACCAATTTTGATAAATTCTTTTGCATGGTGTTTGGTGGTGCCAAAGGAAGAAGAATTCATTCATGGTTGTGCAATGTTTTCATTCTTATCGGAGGAAGATAGTTGGGCATTGTTCAAACATTTTCGTATGGAGGAGTTTCAGATACCAGAGGAACTTGTGGCCTTGGGAAGAAAATGGTGCAGATGATGAACTTAATCATCATATGTCCAAGGCTACATATGTGAGGTTCAAGGAAGAGCTTTCAACTATATTTAACATGAAAGACTATTAAGAAAAACTTTAAGAGAGTACAAGTACATGTGATCAATGCTAAAGAATCAAGTAAATAGCAGTGGCAGTTATTCTACTAGCTTTATTACCGcctttttccttctttttcttttcttttctgcaCATTGACATCTTCATCCACCATAACATTCACTACTCAACCTGCAACCTTTTTCTCCTTCTAATTTATACAAATGACATGAGGAGCATCTTTAAAATGCACTTCATTTTTTATGGAATTCATGTTTTCTTTTGCAACTACTGCAAATAATGTCACCTAATTAGTTCAAAATTTATTACTTCAGTCTAGAGAGTGGTGGCGCAGCTGACATAATATTACTACCATCAATATGTGATTTGTGCACAAGGGTGAAAATTCTGGTTGAATTTATAATACTTAATTGCGGTCAACACAACCACACTGACGCCATGATCTCTACGGAGTTGCAATGTACCCCGGAGGGTGAAATGTACAGAAATTTTATTCCGCCAGAAGGCAGTTTCAAGTGGAAACATTGGGTATTAAAAACAAGAGAAAAAACTCGGAAACTGTTATAAGTTAAATTGAAATTTATGTGACTTTTTCAGAAAATCTATGAGCTGCAAAAATGCATAAAACAAGCCAAACACAGCCTCCATCAAGACAATAATTTATAGCTTCATTATATGAAAATTTCCACTACATTTATTTAGTAATGCTAGGGCTTTCAGGCCAAAAACCCCTGCTCCTGCTTCAATAACAATTACCAGACGCAACTTCACAAATTCAGAGGAAAGAATTATAAACAAAGAGATAAGTACCTCTACTAATGAGAACTGTACAAATAGGGTAACAAAAAAATTCTGGTTATTGAGCAGACAGTTGCACCCCTGTAACAGCAAAGCCACGATTAAATACAATCCAAAAGTTTGCAGTTCAGCAAGGCTTCATAACTGGAGTATTGTATATACACACCGCTATAGGTTTGAGGATGGCTACCAAATTTCAAAATGTTTACCTTCAAGTCTAGGGACTGTCCGCACAAAACCTAGCTGCGTCAAATAGTTGCTCTCAGCAAAATCATGCAAACTCCGGCGTGCCCGACTGCTCTCCCGATCATGCTTTCCAGTTTCTTCCTTTAATAGCTTTCTGCATTCATCAGCATCCTGCAAAAAATTGGAGGGTATTACAGGAACCAACAATTGGAGCAGAACAACAAACAGGAAAAAGTAGGGCACAAGAACTGAAATTTCTTATTAAACCAAAATATTGTCAAGTCACGAATGACAAATGCCAAGTTAAGCAGACCTAATGATAGCTCTATATAATACTTACGCCACTTAATGCAGAATCCATAGATTAATGTATTTACAAATTTAATACTttacatgttattctagtaatAAATGAATTTGCAGTCTTGCACTAATAGAGAAAATGATTGTCCACGACTCCCAGTGTCACACCATCTGTTGAGTAGGTTGTATTCAACTTCGCGGAGATAATACATACTCCTACCAAATTTTCCTTGATATTTAATTTTGCAGCGTAAAATACAAACTATTCAATATAAGCCACAGCTCCTGGAAAAATATGAATACATAATTGAATGTTTTTCATTTTTCAGAACTAACATATACAGTACTGGAACATTAAATTAAGAGCTGAAGTGCCATAAACCCATTATAATCTACTTTATGAACTTGAGCGAGTCCCAAAACATGATGCTACAGATTCAATATTTTATCAACCGACTATTTCCATCATACAAATTTTAAGACCTAGTTTCGATGGAGTAAAACACACAAAATCAGGATATATTATTGATGAATGATTACACATAAAAGGCAAGCAGCGATAGCAAACCTCATCTACGGCCTACTCACAACAGATGAAAATTTAGGGTAGATTAAAGTAACAAACTTCTACATTTTTTATGCTAGGTAATCTGCCACCTGAATAACCAATCACACGATTTTCCAGATACCATTTACTACGAAACTGCATTATTTTTATGACTTCGATCAAATTAGAGCTTATTAGTAATATATAATTTCATACAAGGAGTTGAGAATATTGCTATTACTAACAATAAATATCTGTTACCAAACCATCTCATATGTCTTTTACCTTAAGccaaaatattaaatattataattagaATTGATATCAATTTATATCAGCTTTGTGAACTACAGATTTCTTGGGCTCTGGAATTAGTCCTGTTGTGAGCAGGCATCAGCAGAGATAGCAAAACATGAGAGATTAAAACCAAAATAGGAACTTCTCATACAATCCATGTAGTTAATTACTACTCTCCTCGTGTCACACACATAAAAATAAATGCCACTTTAGATAAAGCATTTTTCTCTAACAAAAAGCTATGGAAACTTTGAATTCACGATATATATTAATCTAAAATGAGAAGATTCCAATTCCCCAAGGAACTTGTACTTCTATTGCTACCATCATCATTTTAAAAAAAGAATGATCCCATTAGCTAAAACCCATACAGATAGACAGCATCAACATAATAAAAAAGGCTATTATCTTCTGCAGCAAAAACATATATCCAAAATGTTAATAGACCTGGCTACTGAAGCTAGTAAAGACATCTCAAGTAGTTGTATACTGAATATACCTCATCTAGAGATGAGGAGGATCTTAAGTGAATAAAATGACAATTTAAACATGTTATAAAGTAAACTACCTGTAAAAAATTTAACATTTGCTCCTCAATTGTACCATTCATAGCCAGCGTTTCAACTTGAATAGGACGTGTAGCACCCATCCTGTGAGCACGACTTATCACTTGCTCCTCCATGCTGACAATGTttgattaaatttttttatattaagGCAGTTAAAATATGAGCTTGAAAGTAGAAATACAATTCAGTCTTTCCCTCTACTCAAATGGAATTTATAAGCAAGAACGGCACAAATATAGCAGAGAAAAAAAATCCTGTACAGATATATTACATACAGGTAGTTCCACAAATCTGAAAATCTAATATTTTTTAATCAGCAAATTCTGTATTGATCTATTACCTCCTATCCCAGATTGGTTCCATCAGAAATACATGTGTTACAAAGCTCAAATCAAGACCTAAGGCTGCACTTCCATCCATCAGTAATGCTATGCATTTTGGGTCATGCTGGAAGGTCGTCAAGGATTTCATCTAAATGATTTAAGAATGATTATTTTTTACACTTATATAGAATGGTAATTTCAAAAGAACTGAAATACTCAAAGTTTTACCTTGTTGCTCGCATGCATTGGACTATACATGCTGGCAAATTTGATCCCTGCAATCCTGAGCTGGAAAAAGAAAAACCAGACTTCAATAATTTATCATTTCATATACAAGAAGAAATTTTCCTGTGTAGTATCCACAGTTACTTGAGTATTACCTGCAGTTCAATTACATGTATATGCTCAAGAAATTGAGAAAATATAATAATCTTTTCAGAAGGTGCTCCACTAGACTCATTGCACGACTCAGAACTAGAGTTAGTTTCGGTGACTTCCTTCAGATCAACAACCCCGTTATTTGAGTAGCTAATGTTTTTGTTACTTTCAAGCAGTTCTTTCAACCGATACACGAGATAATTTACTTTGCTGCTAGAAGTTGATTGCCAATCAGGATGCCAGTCATCCTACAAAAAGAACATTATGAAATATAATACAGAAAATTACAGGAAACTAAAAAGGCAGTTTAAGATATACTAGTAAACAAGTCGTACCTGTTTATACGATGGCTGCAACTCAATCAGATCTTTCGGAACAGGCCACTTCGGGTTAGGATTTTCCGGACGGGTTAATATTTCAGGACTTTGCATCTCATAAAAGTTGTTACATCCAGGATATGTACACCTCTCACTGCTCAAAGCTACACAATCGAGGCACAGGAGATGCCAGCACGGTGTAATAACAGGTAACCGGCACCACTCTTTGCACCTGAAGAAGTTAAAACAAATCGGATTACATATTGACAGAATATCATAATCAGAAGAGTTAAATGCAGTTCACATCTTGTAATAGGTCACATACAGAAATTCAACTGCAGAAAAGGTAAGGGATGTAAACTGCATTTGACTCTAACTAAAATGCACATGGTACTTCATGCTCATCTTACCGCATGCAGTTTCCGCCATGCAGAATATTATATCTGATAAAAGCATATTCCTCTGAAGAAGGATCCATTCCATTTTCAACTAACAGATCCATAGTTTCTTGAATGTCTTCCCCAGCATCAACTACTTTTATATGACCAGCAACACAGCAAGATAATCTGACATTTCTAATAAGGGTACTTCGAAACTTCCACTGCTTTGGGTTCAGTAAACTCTCAACATGAGAAGGATCATTCCAATCAGCCATTAATATGTTGCGCCTCACTGTAACCACAAGTTCATTGTAACTCCTCGCATGTTCTTCAGTAAAGTCCACAAATGTCACTTTCTTAATGCAAGGAGGAATTGCTTTTAAATCTGCTTTTCTTGCACTTATCATACATCTTTGAAGCATGTGCAGTAAACGTAATCTACCTTCTTCCATTCCCGCCTCAAAGGGCTTGAGAATGCCATTTTCCCATAACTTCGGATTCTGTCCATACACTTCTTCACGAAGGAACTTAAGCATAGGTTGAAGATTGGACAATTGACTGTTTGGAGTGTTGGGTGTTGGTGTTCCTGTTAACAACCAACGACTTGTAGCTGTCAAGGAAACAGACATTTGCAGCTTGTTAGTCAAGTTAAGACTCGAGCCAAGGGTGTGACCTTCGTCAAATATAACCCTGAGCCAGTGGACTTGCATCAAAACACTTCTCTTACGAGGATTCCACTCAACACTCAGACGATTGAATGTAGTCAGTACAACATCATAGTCCCAGGCCAGGTTGTGGGCACAAGGCTTTTTGTGGTCAGTCCAGATATAAACACGCAATTGACCAGGTCTGACATGCTTCTGGATTTGAGTATTCCAGTGATCAACTAGATTTAAAGGAACAACAATAAGAGTTGCCTTTGACAAATACAACCTTATCGAGTCCCATGGCTCGCATAGAGCAACTCTCAGGGCAGCTACATCTAAATCCATGTTTGAAATATTTCTTGGGTAGTACCACTTTGTAGTCCCCTCTTTTTCCCTCTTTTCAAGACCAAATGCTCTAAACACTCTGTGAAACTGATGTTTATTTCCCCTATGTGCTGCTTGAGGTTGCATGACTGGCTGCAGCAGTCCTACTGTTTCCATTTGCAAAAGTTTGTTAGGTGAGAGCTTCGCCAACCAAGTTAATGCCTTTTTGGTTGCTGAATTTATCAGTGCAGAGTGCTCCCTAAGCACCGTGATGAAGAATGAGATATTTTTCTCTTCCTCGCCAGATTTTCCTCTTGTATGAAATCCAGGTAAATATGTTATTTTTTCGTGAGAATCCCAAGGTTCTTCTGGAGCACTGCAATTCTGGTGAAAGGTGTCGGGGTTCATGCTACAAAACCATGCTGTCGTACTTTTAGCAGCATCTGATTCTGCGATCTTCCTCCACTTCCCGCACGCATCGCACTGAATCCAAGTATCATTAATTTCAGATTTAGTGATCTTATTATGCCTCTTTCTGCTGTTTGATGATACAGCTGAAGAGCTATCCTTCTCTAAGAAGCTGTAAAATGGTCCATTGGATGGACGCCTTCTCTTCCGTGAGCTTCTTCTAGCAGTGCCTGTCGAAGAATCAGATTCTTCTTCGAATGCATCCAAAAGATTTTTCTTCGATTTACTCTGGTAACTGGTGCAAGGGGCCGTGCATGCTGTAGGGGTAAAAAATGCAGCTTGAGGTAATCCAGCCTCCTTGTGAGGGTACGACTTAGCAGACCCTGCAATAGCCTTGGCAGAACCCATGACTCTGGTTCTCTTTGCTGAGTATAATAGGTTCTCCTGCGAATCATCGAGATTAAATTGGCCTCTGCGCGGTGTCTGACCAACAACTCTTGTAGTTGGCAAAGCTTGACCAGTTAAATTTTCAGCACTGATCTCGTAATAGCCACATCCCTGCTTACCATTATGTGTACACCATATGACCTCTGCGCCATCAGGGGGTAGTGCCAGTGTTCCTTGTGCCTTCAAAATAAGAGAAAGGGCAGTTATGGTCTTACCTAATCCAGGTTCATCACAAAACATTCCACCGCGAAAATCTCTAACTCCAGGTTTTCTGTAAGTAACGATTTCACCAGACACCATATTTACGTAAAAAGCAAATCCATCCTCAGTTACCAAATCTAAATACAGAGGGTGAGGTAACACTTTGGAGTCCTTCTCACGCTGCATCATCCACTCAATTGCTGCATGTTGATGAGGGAAAAGTTTAAGTTTCATGCATGGCATAACTGAAGCTGCCAAGGACCTTAAATGGCGACAAGTAGCAGAAACTCTGAGAAGCTCAATAGGTTCCAACGTAGCAAATATATTGATCAAAACATCATCCGACACATCCCATATACCAGATTCAGAAGTACCATCTTCTGGATATACTCTTGAAAGGTCGCTATCTCCTTTCATGGAAACACTAGGTAAGCTCATAAATATGTCATGAAGTTCAAAAAGATTTTTCTTAGAAGTCCCTGGGGCAGCACATTGTAGCTTACAACCAAGCACATGACAGTCCGAAACAGTCCAGATGCCATCACTAAATTTATTATCTGTATTGCCACGAtccagaaacaatcttctagccT
This window contains:
- the LOC141674402 gene encoding putative disease resistance protein At3g14460, which encodes MTHPSHFLRCLHLATSPLQSLADQCCCWKPSSHSQIGSEHCNSGDILLKLKCVAVHATRSSLRLSYDNLPNSSLKRCFVFCSILPKGSKFFKDELIHTWMPLGFLLPPADMHDLVHDLALDLSKRYSMIVNMDHELNHMLKPIYGRVNEEISGVKLKNLKTNFERVQVLYAGTHILNDVLPYSNTLTTLVLKQNCKFELPSSMSNIMYLKLLDISTSDVRYRLPNFITRLYNLQTLRVTFLEEIPKTFCNLINLRHFVVRNIFFSTTIMFTEIERLTFLQTMPHFIVSRDQNCLIRQLGELYSLRGNLTLHGLRDVENIEEARKAKLHEKPNIQCLRLDWSKNGYEMESHNRYGRDNIEYNDEDGRKFTSWITMMTNLVKLKFVDCENCEKFLPLGQLPKLREMGIFRMNSIKVMGSSFHGDICSSNYEFSGRGAANKVTTLYPLLTKLTLWGLCKVEEWLEPEISTSCEDRSNVLAFPKLEVLEIYECPKLKGIPDSCFPSLKQLRICNLDSSNIILETMRINARSLMDLELVRIRDEGGGSCSSSSSNAEFIIDQLLKNNSQFLTSLKVCNCEGLTCLNLGVALEKLEVIDCFDLSSITFLEHSCALSDLTIGGCSHLTEWLFDLSLSSMLVRLTLGPFSEELDEFPLPFPSSFPNLISQTLHGWEKVKSIVPQGHINDCLSSTFQALILLQIYSFQGVKALPDSLAKLPSLTTLTIKYCKNLESFPTFDESRKLRYLRILMCPLLERYRKEGDGELLKIQHISTCMPFRSGSRMLI
- the LOC141671957 gene encoding F-box protein At3g54460 isoform X2, which produces MDDNSIPNHKLCGYIYTILQTNSPIAPNLVSKSCEIFAEGSETGFVCENGTVLYPISGEVGEDAVGEGSNAASLRKKRSGIGLVNGSISVVDQLYTLLSRKCLSIFSRVVEVDELDGKGGRVVVLVDVYLPVQVWNGWQFPRAAPIAAALFRHLSCDWEARRLFLDRGNTDNKFSDGIWTVSDCHVLGCKLQCAAPGTSKKNLFELHDIFMSLPSVSMKGDSDLSRVYPEDGTSESGIWDVSDDVLINIFATLEPIELLRVSATCRHLRSLAASVMPCMKLKLFPHQHAAIEWMMQREKDSKVLPHPLYLDLVTEDGFAFYVNMVSGEIVTYRKPGVRDFRGGMFCDEPGLGKTITALSLILKAQGTLALPPDGAEVIWCTHNGKQGCGYYEISAENLTGQALPTTRVVGQTPRRGQFNLDDSQENLLYSAKRTRVMGSAKAIAGSAKSYPHKEAGLPQAAFFTPTACTAPCTSYQSKSKKNLLDAFEEESDSSTGTARRSSRKRRRPSNGPFYSFLEKDSSSAVSSNSRKRHNKITKSEINDTWIQCDACGKWRKIAESDAAKSTTAWFCSMNPDTFHQNCSAPEEPWDSHEKITYLPGFHTRGKSGEEEKNISFFITVLREHSALINSATKKALTWLAKLSPNKLLQMETVGLLQPVMQPQAAHRGNKHQFHRVFRAFGLEKREKEGTTKWYYPRNISNMDLDVAALRVALCEPWDSIRLYLSKATLIVVPLNLVDHWNTQIQKHVRPGQLRVYIWTDHKKPCAHNLAWDYDVVLTTFNRLSVEWNPRKRSVLMQVHWLRVIFDEGHTLGSSLNLTNKLQMSVSLTATSRWLLTGTPTPNTPNSQLSNLQPMLKFLREEVYGQNPKLWENGILKPFEAGMEEGRLRLLHMLQRCMISARKADLKAIPPCIKKVTFVDFTEEHARSYNELVVTVRRNILMADWNDPSHVESLLNPKQWKFRSTLIRNVRLSCCVAGHIKVVDAGEDIQETMDLLVENGMDPSSEEYAFIRYNILHGGNCMRCKEWCRLPVITPCWHLLCLDCVALSSERCTYPGCNNFYEMQSPEILTRPENPNPKWPVPKDLIELQPSYKQDDWHPDWQSTSSSKVNYLVYRLKELLESNKNISYSNNGVVDLKEVTETNSSSESCNESSGAPSEKIIIFSQFLEHIHVIELQLRIAGIKFASMYSPMHASNKHDPKCIALLMDGSAALGLDLSFVTHVFLMEPIWDRSMEEQVISRAHRMGATRPIQVETLAMNGTIEEQMLNFLQDADECRKLLKEETGKHDRESSRARRSLHDFAESNYLTQLGFVRTVPRLEGVQLSAQ
- the LOC141671957 gene encoding F-box protein At3g54460 isoform X1 gives rise to the protein MDDNSIPNHKLCGYIYTILQTNSPIAPNLVSKSCEIFAEGSETGFVCENGTVLYPISGEVGEDAVGEGSNAASLRKKRSGIGLVNGSISVVDQLYTLLSRKCLSIFSRVVEVDELDGKGGRVVVLVDVYLPVQVWNGWQFPRAAPIAAALFRHLSCDWEARRLFLDRGNTDNKFSDGIWTVSDCHVLGCKLQCAAPGTSKKNLFELHDIFMSLPSVSMKGDSDLSRVYPEDGTSESGIWDVSDDVLINIFATLEPIELLRVSATCRHLRSLAASVMPCMKLKLFPHQHAAIEWMMQREKDSKVLPHPLYLDLVTEDGFAFYVNMVSGEIVTYRKPGVRDFRGGMFCDEPGLGKTITALSLILKAQGTLALPPDGAEVIWCTHNGKQGCGYYEISAENLTGQALPTTRVVGQTPRRGQFNLDDSQENLLYSAKRTRVMGSAKAIAGSAKSYPHKEAGLPQAAFFTPTACTAPCTSYQSKSKKNLLDAFEEESDSSTGTARRSSRKRRRPSNGPFYSFLEKDSSSAVSSNSRKRHNKITKSEINDTWIQCDACGKWRKIAESDAAKSTTAWFCSMNPDTFHQNCSAPEEPWDSHEKITYLPGFHTRGKSGEEEKNISFFITVLREHSALINSATKKALTWLAKLSPNKLLQMETVGLLQPVMQPQAAHRGNKHQFHRVFRAFGLEKREKEGTTKWYYPRNISNMDLDVAALRVALCEPWDSIRLYLSKATLIVVPLNLVDHWNTQIQKHVRPGQLRVYIWTDHKKPCAHNLAWDYDVVLTTFNRLSVEWNPRKRSVLMQVHWLRVIFDEGHTLGSSLNLTNKLQMSVSLTATSRWLLTGTPTPNTPNSQLSNLQPMLKFLREEVYGQNPKLWENGILKPFEAGMEEGRLRLLHMLQRCMISARKADLKAIPPCIKKVTFVDFTEEHARSYNELVVTVRRNILMADWNDPSHVESLLNPKQWKFRSTLIRNVRLSCCVAGHIKVVDAGEDIQETMDLLVENGMDPSSEEYAFIRYNILHGGNCMRCKEWCRLPVITPCWHLLCLDCVALSSERCTYPGCNNFYEMQSPEILTRPENPNPKWPVPKDLIELQPSYKQDDWHPDWQSTSSSKVNYLVYRLKELLESNKNISYSNNGVVDLKEVTETNSSSESCNESSGAPSEKIIIFSQFLEHIHVIELQLRIAGIKFASMYSPMHASNKMKSLTTFQHDPKCIALLMDGSAALGLDLSFVTHVFLMEPIWDRSMEEQVISRAHRMGATRPIQVETLAMNGTIEEQMLNFLQDADECRKLLKEETGKHDRESSRARRSLHDFAESNYLTQLGFVRTVPRLEGVQLSAQ